A stretch of Dietzia lutea DNA encodes these proteins:
- a CDS encoding 4Fe-4S dicluster domain-containing protein, producing the protein MSAFLSDLGRSFFGDIDPAEDNGYSDPPPRKGFFTDTSVCIGCKACEVACKEWNLIPEDGVELSGMSYDNTQALGASTWRHVAFIEQEVPARVAEASVAPAPSAPVDLGMPAPTLPGDSPDAAEPTDFRWLMESDVCKHCTHAACVDVCPTGALMHTEFGTVVVQNDICNGCGYCVSACPYGVIERRSGPAGNPAVGIAQKCTLCYDRLTEGQTPACAKACPTDSIQFGDLDELRERAAGRLDQLVEAGEPNAQLYGHDTRNGVGGTGAFFLLLDDPEVYGLPPDPVVTTRHVGAMWRQAALAAVTLLGGAVAAFAAGGGA; encoded by the coding sequence ATGTCCGCCTTCCTGTCCGACCTCGGACGGTCCTTCTTCGGTGACATCGATCCGGCCGAGGACAACGGCTATTCGGATCCACCGCCGCGCAAGGGCTTCTTCACCGACACCAGCGTGTGCATCGGCTGCAAGGCCTGCGAGGTGGCGTGCAAGGAGTGGAACCTCATCCCCGAGGACGGCGTCGAGCTGTCGGGGATGTCGTATGACAACACGCAGGCGCTGGGGGCGTCGACGTGGCGGCACGTCGCGTTCATCGAGCAGGAGGTGCCCGCGCGCGTGGCGGAGGCGTCCGTCGCGCCGGCGCCGAGCGCGCCCGTCGACCTGGGCATGCCCGCGCCGACCCTGCCCGGTGACTCCCCCGACGCCGCCGAGCCCACCGACTTCCGCTGGCTGATGGAGTCGGACGTGTGCAAGCACTGCACCCACGCGGCGTGCGTGGACGTGTGCCCGACCGGTGCGCTCATGCACACGGAGTTCGGCACGGTCGTGGTGCAGAACGACATCTGCAACGGCTGCGGGTACTGCGTGAGCGCGTGCCCGTACGGCGTGATCGAGCGGCGCTCGGGGCCGGCGGGGAACCCGGCGGTGGGCATCGCTCAGAAGTGCACGCTCTGCTACGACCGCCTCACCGAGGGCCAGACCCCGGCCTGCGCCAAGGCGTGCCCCACCGACTCGATCCAGTTCGGTGATCTCGACGAGCTCCGCGAGCGGGCGGCCGGCCGACTGGACCAGCTGGTCGAGGCCGGCGAGCCCAACGCCCAGCTGTACGGCCACGACACCCGCAACGGCGTCGGCGGCACGGGCGCGTTCTTCCTCCTGCTCGACGACCCCGAGGTGTACGGGCTACCGCCGGATCCCGTGGTGACGACGCGGCACGTGGGGGCGATGTGGCGCCAGGCGGCGCTGGCGGCCGTGACGCTGTTGGGCGGCGCGGTGGCCGCGTTCGCCGCGGGAGGCGGGGCCTGA
- the nrfD gene encoding NrfD/PsrC family molybdoenzyme membrane anchor subunit — protein sequence MADDDKADVPGGPGQRARTRRRGRGGREQLVVPPAEFRSYYGKPIVKAPPWKYDIAAYLFLGGLAGGSSLLAAGADLAGLPNQRRSARIVALGGITGSLYYLVHDLGRPERFHHMLRVLKLTSPMSVGTWILSAYGPFAGLALGQEIVPLLPEKLARRLPTELISRASRPAGLVAALAAPAVASYTAVLLTDTSLPSWSAARRELPFVFVGSAAAASGGVGLLLNPLDESGPARRLAVGGAALELTADQIMQRSMGITAEPLHEGRAGKYHRAAQVLTGAGAVGAVLGRRSRLLSAVSGLAMAAGSACTRWAVFHAGMASADDPKYVVVPQRERRDARGGGEAYAEQVGDDRAR from the coding sequence ATGGCCGACGACGACAAGGCGGACGTCCCCGGAGGGCCGGGGCAGCGTGCCCGGACCCGCCGGAGAGGCCGCGGGGGCCGCGAGCAGCTCGTGGTGCCCCCCGCGGAGTTCCGGTCGTACTACGGCAAGCCGATCGTCAAGGCTCCGCCGTGGAAGTACGACATCGCGGCGTATCTCTTCCTCGGCGGGCTGGCCGGTGGCTCGTCGCTCCTCGCGGCCGGTGCGGACCTGGCCGGACTGCCCAATCAGCGCCGTTCGGCGCGGATCGTCGCCCTCGGTGGGATCACCGGCAGCCTGTACTACCTGGTCCACGACCTGGGGCGCCCGGAGCGGTTCCACCACATGCTGCGGGTCCTCAAGCTCACCTCGCCGATGAGCGTGGGCACGTGGATCCTCTCCGCGTACGGACCGTTCGCCGGGCTGGCGCTGGGTCAGGAGATCGTGCCGCTGCTGCCCGAGAAGCTCGCCCGGCGACTGCCCACCGAGCTCATCAGCCGGGCGTCGCGGCCCGCCGGCCTCGTCGCGGCGCTCGCCGCCCCGGCGGTCGCGTCCTACACGGCGGTGCTGCTCACCGACACGTCCCTGCCGAGTTGGAGCGCGGCGCGCCGCGAGCTGCCCTTCGTCTTCGTCGGCAGTGCCGCGGCCGCGTCCGGCGGGGTGGGCCTGTTGCTCAACCCGCTGGACGAGAGCGGCCCCGCCCGTCGGCTGGCGGTGGGCGGCGCCGCGCTCGAGCTGACCGCCGACCAGATCATGCAGCGATCCATGGGCATCACCGCGGAGCCCCTGCACGAGGGCCGGGCCGGGAAGTACCACCGGGCGGCGCAGGTCCTCACCGGCGCCGGTGCGGTGGGCGCGGTCCTCGGCCGGCGCAGTCGGCTGCTGTCCGCGGTGTCCGGACTGGCGATGGCCGCCGGGTCGGCGTGCACGCGGTGGGCGGTGTTCCACGCGGGCATGGCCTCGGCGGACGACCCGAAGTACGTGGTGGTGCCGCAGCGTGAGCGCCGGGACGCCCGCGGTGGCGGCGAGGCCTACGCGGAGCAGGTGGGCGACGACCGGGCCCGCTGA